The stretch of DNA NNNNNNNNNNNNNNNNNNNNNNNNNNNNNNNNNNNNNNNNNNNNNNNNNNNNNNNNNNNNNNNNNNNNNNNNNNNNNNNNNNNNNNNNNNNNNNNNNNNNNNNNNNNNNNNNNNNNNNNNNNNNNNNNNNNNNNNNNNNNNNNNNNNNNNNNNNNNNNNNNNNNNNNNNNNNNNNNNNNNNNNNNNNNNNNNNNNNNNNNNNNNNNNNNNNNNNNNNNNNNNNNNNNNNNNNNNNNNNNNNNNNNNNNNNNNNNNNNNNNNNNNNNNNNNNNNNNNNNNNNNNNNNNNNNNNNNNNNNNNNNNNNNNNNNNNNNNNNNNNNNNNNNNNNNNNNNNNNNNNNNNNNNNNNNNNNNNNNNNNNNNNNNNNNNNNNNNNNNNNNNNNNNNNNNNNNNNNNNNNNNNNNNNNNNNNNNNNNNNNNNNNNNNNNNNNNNNNNNNNNNNNNNNNNNNNNNNNNNNNNNNNNNNNNNNNNNNNNNNNNNNNNNNNNNNNNNNNNNNNNNNNNNNNNNNNNNNNNNNNNNNNNNNNNNNNNNNNNNNNNNNNNNNNNNNNNNNNNNNNNNNNNNNNNNNNNNNNNNNNNNNNNNNNNNNNNNNNNNNNNNNNNNNNNNNNNNNNNNNNNNNNNNNNNNCTGATATGGGGACTTACTTGCTGCAAGGTCAAActttttctttacttttatcTATAATTTTGTTCATGTACCCCACTGAACATGTCTTGAGAAAATTCCTCAACATTTCTTTACCTATTTCACACCCAGTATTAACTTTTTTCCGCTCATGCATCAGGTTGGTTGGGATTCTGTCATGAGAATGGATGCCAATTTGCGAGATCTTTTTTTATATGAGGCATTTTTGTATTATAATCCTCTCCTACTCGTGGTGAGTTGAGACTTAATTCTACTGTTTATGTTGAAGACAACTTTTGTGTAAACTTTGCTTGATGATTTTTTGCTGTTACTCTTACAGACTATTATGGTCTGGCTTTGGGGAGTGAATTTGTGGGTATTTCTACAATCCAATGTAAGCTATCCCAAGATTTTTGATATTGATCAAAACCACCTTACTCACAGAGAGATATGGAAGGTAGTCAAGTTTTTTGCCTTTGTTTTTGAGAAAACATTATTCAATGCTAAGTGCCAATTCCAGTCCTTGTTCATGCATCaacttctatatatatatatatatatattcgttTACAACAAAACACCTGTTGTATCAATGACATGGTTTGATGATGCCAATACTATAGAGCATAacccatatgcatgttcatttATTAACTTCAACTCTTACTCTTGTGTTATTTTCAGTGTAGCACTTGGATGACAATCCTTGTCCCTACTAGCATGACTTcttatctctatctctattctCATGGGGAAGTATCGCTAGCTGCATCTCAACCAGTTCAGTATCTGCTCTGTTCTTTCTTTCTAGCTTTATCTCTTGTCTCATCCAGTTGAATTTGACTGCTTCCTTAAACATATCATTCATGgacattttttatatacatttttttcttttgatatattaatataatgcATAAATGTAATTTCATTCTTTGTAGTGTTGTCAATCACAGAAAATAGAGGCTTGTTAAAATTCCCCTATGCTATAACGCGATAACACCTTAAACGCTGCCATTTGACAATACTTTGTACTAAATTGTGTATCGTAGAACAATAGCAGgttgttcaaattctgctatgcTATAGCGCTATAGTGCTGTTATAGCCGCTATTTAACAACACCGATTCCTTGTGTTGGTTTCGGGGCACTTCTTAAATATGCTTTTATGTAGAAGCTGGTGTCTTAGATTAACCGTTTAAGAAGAATGGAAGTAAATATTTCTTAAATGCTAGCAAATGGGTTGCTTCTTGTGATCCTTTCTTTGATAATCTTTTTTCGTCTACCATACATTCTAATCATGTAATATACATATTGCAGGTGCTTCTCTACATCTTTGTTGCAGTATTCTTGATCTTTCCCTttgatattttctatttgtccTCTCGGTTCTTCTTTTTGAGGACACTATTGCGGATAGCTTTCCCTTTGCAGGCAAGATTCCCGACTTTCGTGCCAGATATGGAATTTTGAGTGTTCATATGTATTTGATTACTTTTCTAAAGCACATGCAACATCCAGTAGGTTCCTTTTAGTTTATTGATTGATGTGAAGACGTGAAGTTCGTAAAGTGAGAGCTACTAGTTTGGTTCCTTTTTAGTTTATTGATGTGAAGACTGGAAGTTCGTAAACTGAGAGCTACTACCTGGGTTCAATGGTGTTGATATTTTAGTTGTAGTTTATTTTATTAGCTTCTGTAAGTTTGTTAATTGATTTTCTTATGGATGATATAAAGCTTATCATTTGGCTTACAAATAACGGTTCTTTTCTTCATACAGCCAATTACGTTTCCGGACTTTTTCGTGGCTGATATTTTAACCTCCATGGCAAAGGTACAGTACACAGCCTAATCTACATTCTTTTGTCCAATTTTCTATTAACTTCGTAAATGTCAATTTCTAAGTACTAAGaaatttgtatatttagatAGTCACCTTACTTCTGTGATATTTTCTGACATTTTTTGTGTGTTAATAATTAATTCCTTCTTCTAGTTGTAGCCCCTAACTGTTCATTCAATACAGGTTTTTTCAGATTTGGAGCGTTCAGTTTGTAGAATGGTAAACAGACAGGTATGGTTTAAATCAAACataacaaattttctttttctttttattttattcttatacttttttatatatatttgagataAGGTGGAAAATAATGTGATCTAAAACTAAAAGTTTAACATAACGAGTTGCttttcaagttaaaaaaaaaaatgagagtcGTCAAAGAGAAGGTTATTTTTCCATTTCTTCAATTTGGAATTGTTTAATTTTccttaatttctaaatttttttagtgaGACAATATTGGGTGCTTACATTCCTCTACGCTGAAGCACCAACACTTTTGATCAAAGACATGTCCTGGTTTCCAACACATGTTAGTGTTTAACACCAATACATTGAttgcatttaattaattaattaattttctcaacTTATTATCGGTGTCAACGTGCTAATGTCGTGTTAGGTGTCCGTATTAGTAGATATgcttcatttttcttattttcatttatataactTCGATGTAATCAATGCCAAACTTGGTAGTCCACTACAGTTACATCAAAActctttttttccattttttgttATTGGTTGCCTGTTCAGATTTGTGTATTTTCTTCCATATTTGTTCCATAGGGacttgaatatttttttcttcattttttttataatatgcaGGTTGCCACTATTGCTTGGCTTGAAGCTGATTCAGTCTGCGGAAGTCACTCAGTTGCAATACCAATAGTTCTTGTTCTTCCTTATTTATGGCGTTTATTGCAATGTCTTCGCCAGTACAAAGATACCAAAGAGAAAAATTGTCTCTTAAATGGTAATTGTTCTTGGCAACTTTTCCCCTTGATCTCCTATGTAAGATGTTGAAGTTCATTGGTTGTCCTCTCTGTTATTCACAAATTGCTATTAAGCTTGGTTATTTATATGGTCTATAATGAGTTCAAGCAGCTTTTTTGAAATGCTGGAGTAAGACTTTTTCGCTTTTTCACATACAAGAATTtcgttttgaaaaaaattagtttcTATTTGAATATTCTTAGAATTTGGGCTTTAGGCATACCCCAAAGCTAGGTCAAGAGCCGGGGATTAACCGAACCTTACAAGGAAAATTTGTGGGTGACCCAATAATTGAGATCTTAACACGTCCTCTCACGTCTAGGACTGGACATCTAGAACATAGACAAATACGGTTGTCCCAATCCCAATAATATATCTAGAAATAGGCTCTAATACCAAATTAAAGTTTGAAATTTAGGCCTAACTCAATCCCAAAAGTTAGCTCAAAGAGGTGAGGATTGCCCAGTATCTTATAAGGACTAATTAGTAATTTAGTCATATCTCTAGACGAAATGGGATCTCAACACGTTCCCTCACGTTCAGGATTGAACATCTAAATCTTAGACAAATGTGGGTGGTCTAATAACATAGATgctgacaaatattttttcttgatGTGTTTTATATACAGTTCATTGTCATATTCTggctttttttctttctggttCTCATATGGCTTGAGAGAATATTTTTGCCtacataactattttttttagttatctTATGCACATTAActgcaattttatttatttgtaatgaGCGGGATTTACAATCAGATACCGATCGTCCACACAAGTAACATCCCTTTATGATGTTCAGCATTATTTGTGCTGTGATGTCTATTGTTGCAAACATTCAACACTTACAGcacactattatttttttattggctTATTTTAATAATGGTTGTGAACTTGTGATCACTGCAATTGCTTGATTTCCTAGTATTCTAACTCCTTTTGCCCTTGTTTTCCAGCATTAAAATATTCGACAGCAGTCCCGGTAATTTTTCTTTCAGCCCTTAAATATCACGTCTTTCCTGAGAACTGGACGAATCTTTATCGGCCACTGTGGCTTCTCTCAAGTGTCATCAATTCACTTTATTCATTTTACTGGGATATAACCAGAGATTGGGATTTAAGGTACCAAATCTATTATCTTTCCCGTTCAGGTTTATAGTAACAAAAGACATTGCAATTTTGTACAGATACAAGAATTGCATATACAAAATATCAAAGTTTAAATCTCACGAGCAAAAACTAAAGAAAGAAATTTACATACACATAGGTGTCCAGATGAGTTAACAACCATTTCCACCTTATATGCGAGACACTGTCATTATAATACttgaatgtatcaaaattaaaaaaacatcttTGGATGtgtattttgttttcaatttagtCCTCAAATGTGtctttgattaattaatttggttATCAAATGTGTATTCTATTAGTCTGTTTGGTCCATGAAATTACTAACAAAAAACACAATCGAGGATATTATGTAATTGGGATTCATTCAGGGACTATTGTAACATTGTTTTGCACATTTAGGGACCAAAATGACCGTTTACTTGTATCCGGATGCTAGTTTTCTGATACATTTCACTTTTAATGGAATGTATTCATTCTGATTTTGCTTTgtattgaaaattttagttCATTTCCTGTCTTACAGTGGCTTTTCGCGCATATTCAAGTTCAACAAACCAAGTCTAGTTTCCAACCTGTTTTATGGACGACATTGGGTAACAATCTGATGCATCTTACGACATCATATGTTCATTTGATTCTACAATGACAAATCTAATTTATGAGTTACAGGTATACTTTTGGGTAATTGGAAGCAACCTAGTTCTGCGCGGTTCATGGACATACAAACTATCTGCTCATCTCCGCCACAACTACCTGACAGTGTTCGGTATCACTCTGTTGGAGATGTTCCGGCGTTTCCAATGGGTGTTTTTTAGAGTTGAAAATGAATGGAACAAGATTACTCGATCTGGTGTTCAACTCGCAGAAATTCCAAGAGAGGAGGAGAAATTGCTAGGCTCCAATATTCATGATGTATAGAGAAACTTAGCCAAACCAAAATTTTGCCAATGTCTTTATACCATCCCTAGATCTAATTCAATTTTTCAGCTGATGCTTATTCTTCTAATCCCAAAAAGCATTTTTCTTCATGTGTTCCTGGCCTTGCCGACATGAGGGAGTTTTCATGCATATGCATGGATGTTTGAGATTCATATTGTTGATTCCACGGCATGCAAAGATGCTTGGGAAGAGACTCTTTCAAATCATTTGTACTTAATGGAAGTATCGGCAACtcaatgaagatgaagaagcaaGTATGAAGAGCTGCAACAAGTAGTGCATTAGAACAACGGTGGCCATTGTGGGTGGtgctttcaatttttttccctATCTGATTGTGGCTCTTTAACTTGGATCACTATTTGTAACAAGGCAACATATGGACTCAAAGCTTTGTTTTCTGGGTGAAAGAAGTTAAATCAGGAtacatacaattttttttaataaaaaagaggtTGAATCAGTTTAACTAACTTACAGATATATTAATCATGTCATTAAGTTTGATTAATGGATCTTGCTCGGACACTATTTGGACAAAGAActtgatcaaatatttattGCATAAATGATTATGATATAAGTGCTCATATCTAATCTATTTTTGTAATGAAAGatgaaataaaatcaaactattttcaAATCA from Cicer arietinum cultivar CDC Frontier isolate Library 1 chromosome 3, Cicar.CDCFrontier_v2.0, whole genome shotgun sequence encodes:
- the LOC101491317 gene encoding uncharacterized protein; the protein is MKNMISPIQSTVPSPTFLWRFKVXXXLIWGLTCCKVGWDSVMRMDANLRDLFLYEAFLYYNPLLLVTIMVWLWGVNLWVFLQSNVSYPKIFDIDQNHLTHREIWKCSTWMTILVPTSMTSYLYLYSHGEVSLAASQPVLLYIFVAVFLIFPFDIFYLSSRFFFLRTLLRIAFPLQPITFPDFFVADILTSMAKVFSDLERSVCRMVNRQVATIAWLEADSVCGSHSVAIPIVLVLPYLWRLLQCLRQYKDTKEKNCLLNALKYSTAVPVIFLSALKYHVFPENWTNLYRPLWLLSSVINSLYSFYWDITRDWDLSGFSRIFKFNKPSLVSNLFYGRHWVYFWVIGSNLVLRGSWTYKLSAHLRHNYLTVFGITLLEMFRRFQWVFFRVENEWNKITRSGVQLAEIPREEEKLLGSNIHDV